In Deferribacter desulfuricans SSM1, the following are encoded in one genomic region:
- the fliE gene encoding flagellar hook-basal body complex protein FliE: MSGINKVNFLLPNKLEPDKKTESKESKNVDFSELLKNAIKDVNNAQLQADEAVKKVLSGETKDIHETMIALQKADVSLKLMLEVRNKLIEAYQEIMRTQV, from the coding sequence ATGTCTGGTATAAATAAAGTTAATTTTCTTTTACCAAATAAGTTAGAGCCAGATAAAAAGACTGAATCAAAAGAATCGAAAAACGTAGATTTTTCAGAGCTTCTGAAAAATGCAATTAAAGATGTAAATAATGCTCAGTTACAAGCTGATGAAGCTGTTAAAAAAGTATTGAGTGGTGAAACAAAAGATATTCATGAAACTATGATTGCGTTACAAAAAGCTGATGTTTCTTTAAAGTTGATGTTAGAAGTGAGAAATAAACTTATAGAGGCTTATCAAGAAATAATGAGAACACAAGTATAA
- the cls gene encoding cardiolipin synthase produces the protein MKIIIELLLQYTSLIITMVFVLIILSGRKEARATLAWLLFVIFFPYLGAIAYLIFGNYKLKRIVEKKRRESRKIHLTQYHSCILEYEKNRFGKLVEKVTGLEPFLIKDLELLPSAIEKYSKLFQDINSAQKYILLEYYVFRQDDVGKFLVKLLTKKAREGVKIYLLYDGIGAIGLSIRKILDPLVNAGGKCAAFLSPLNLKTFSRVNFRNHRKIAIIDGEICYTGGINIGNEYIGDLFNKQKWYDAHIRFKGNGVGFVEEVFAEDWYFTTGEDITPFLKKREAEAGDTTVHIVPSGPDQESPYIYDTLFTVFNKAEKSIEVVTPYLVPDAPIMESLKNAAKRGVDVKLILPGKNNHPMVAMAGRSYYEELLLAGVKIFEMKDVMIHAKIIKVDDQWVTVGSANLDIRSFRLNFELNVIVYSSEFAYEVTKLFKYYLSLSKEINYDKVAKRHFTVRIFEGVCRTLSPVL, from the coding sequence ATGAAAATAATAATTGAATTGCTTTTACAATACACAAGTTTAATCATTACAATGGTTTTTGTTTTAATAATTCTTTCTGGTAGGAAAGAAGCTAGAGCTACTTTAGCATGGTTGCTTTTTGTTATCTTTTTCCCTTATCTTGGGGCAATAGCTTATTTAATATTTGGTAATTATAAGTTAAAAAGAATTGTAGAAAAGAAAAGAAGAGAATCAAGAAAAATACATCTTACTCAGTATCATAGCTGCATCTTGGAATATGAGAAAAACAGATTTGGTAAACTTGTAGAAAAAGTAACAGGGCTTGAACCATTTTTAATTAAGGATTTGGAGTTGCTGCCTAGTGCAATAGAAAAGTATTCAAAACTTTTTCAAGATATTAATAGTGCACAAAAATACATATTGCTTGAATATTATGTGTTTCGTCAGGATGATGTGGGTAAATTTTTAGTAAAATTACTTACTAAAAAGGCTAGAGAAGGTGTCAAAATCTATTTGCTGTATGATGGTATCGGTGCGATTGGTTTATCTATAAGAAAAATTTTAGATCCATTGGTTAATGCAGGGGGGAAATGTGCTGCGTTTTTATCTCCTTTAAATCTAAAAACGTTTTCTCGAGTGAATTTTAGAAATCATAGAAAGATTGCTATTATAGACGGAGAAATTTGCTACACAGGCGGGATAAATATAGGGAATGAATATATTGGTGATTTGTTTAATAAACAAAAATGGTATGATGCACATATAAGGTTTAAAGGGAATGGGGTAGGTTTTGTAGAAGAGGTTTTTGCAGAGGATTGGTATTTTACCACAGGTGAAGATATCACCCCATTTCTAAAAAAGAGAGAAGCAGAGGCTGGAGACACTACTGTTCATATAGTTCCATCTGGACCTGATCAGGAATCACCTTACATATATGATACGTTGTTTACAGTGTTTAATAAAGCTGAAAAATCGATTGAGGTGGTTACCCCTTATCTAGTACCAGATGCTCCTATTATGGAGTCATTAAAGAATGCTGCAAAAAGAGGGGTGGATGTAAAACTAATTTTACCAGGTAAAAATAATCATCCAATGGTTGCGATGGCTGGAAGATCCTATTATGAAGAGTTACTTCTTGCTGGGGTTAAAATATTTGAAATGAAAGATGTTATGATTCATGCGAAAATTATTAAAGTTGATGATCAGTGGGTTACAGTTGGTTCAGCAAATCTTGATATAAGAAGTTTTAGGTTAAATTTTGAATTAAATGTTATTGTTTATTCAAGTGAGTTTGCTTACGAAGTAACAAAGCTATTTAAATATTATCTATCTTTATCTAAAGAGATTAACTATGACAAAGTTGCAAAGAGACACTTTACAGTAAGAATTTTTGAAGGTGTCTGCAGAACATTATCTCCAGTATTGTAA
- a CDS encoding universal stress protein, translating to MFKPKKILVPVDFSDRSEISLAKALEIAENVGSKVVIVHVIEKKDNDLISMYLSKEQLEKINSDIKEFAEKQMDELIAKVGTGKTVYIEKRIVFGVPYDVIVDLTEKEDFDLVVIASHGRSGLEKFFYGSTTEKVVRRAACSVLLVKEKK from the coding sequence ATGTTTAAACCAAAAAAGATTTTAGTACCTGTTGATTTTTCTGATAGGTCTGAAATTAGCTTAGCTAAGGCATTGGAGATAGCTGAAAATGTGGGTTCTAAAGTCGTAATTGTTCATGTAATAGAAAAAAAAGATAATGATTTAATTAGTATGTATTTATCTAAAGAGCAGTTGGAGAAAATAAACAGTGATATTAAAGAGTTTGCTGAAAAACAAATGGATGAACTAATAGCTAAGGTTGGCACAGGTAAAACAGTGTATATTGAAAAAAGAATTGTTTTTGGTGTTCCATATGATGTGATTGTTGATTTGACAGAGAAAGAGGATTTTGACTTGGTGGTTATTGCATCTCATGGAAGAAGTGGATTAGAAAAATTCTTTTATGGAAGTACTACTGAAAAAGTTGTTAGAAGAGCGGCCTGTTCGGTATTATTGGTTAAAGAGAAAAAGTAG
- a CDS encoding FAD-dependent oxidoreductase, translating to MKVVVVGGVAGGLTCASNIKRMNKDIEVVVFEKGVDVSYGACGMPYNLLDLEKPVESLYALSLQEIREKRGIDYRLKHEVIGVDFDNKSVTVRNGDKEFEENYDVLVIATGARGNKIPIFEGNDDSFYFKTLEDLRKVKSYLKENDVKKVCLVGAGYVNLEVAEVLKEKGVDVFILEKMDYILPQFCDEVREKVYSKLKEKGIDLFLGVDITAKEKGVVRTNKGDFNADMFIISAGVTPNSELFDIKKGAKGAIVTDRYMQTSRKDVYAVGDVTLAYNRVIDDFVYFPLGTTANKQGRVAAYNIVNGNRLEFYGIVQTATFKLFEYTVATTGLSEYQMENLGIDFEKTVVTTHTRGAYPGGGKVTVVMYHDKKNRKILGAQMVGEDVVAKRIDIIATAISNNMKIDEFAWVDLSYSPPFAPVWDPVLTCAQKALRK from the coding sequence ATGAAAGTTGTTGTTGTTGGGGGTGTTGCTGGCGGTCTAACTTGTGCAAGCAATATTAAACGTATGAATAAGGATATTGAAGTAGTAGTTTTTGAAAAAGGTGTGGATGTCTCTTACGGGGCATGTGGGATGCCTTATAATTTGTTAGATTTAGAAAAACCGGTGGAATCTTTATACGCTTTGAGTCTTCAAGAAATTAGGGAGAAAAGAGGGATAGATTATAGATTGAAGCATGAAGTGATAGGCGTGGATTTTGATAATAAATCTGTAACAGTTAGAAATGGTGATAAGGAGTTTGAAGAAAATTACGATGTTTTGGTGATTGCAACAGGAGCTAGAGGAAACAAGATACCTATATTTGAAGGTAACGATGATAGCTTTTATTTTAAGACTTTAGAGGATCTAAGAAAAGTTAAATCTTACTTAAAAGAAAATGATGTGAAAAAAGTTTGTTTAGTAGGTGCTGGTTATGTAAACTTAGAAGTTGCTGAAGTATTGAAGGAAAAAGGGGTAGATGTTTTTATCTTAGAAAAAATGGATTATATATTGCCGCAGTTTTGTGATGAGGTGAGGGAAAAGGTTTATTCCAAGCTAAAAGAGAAGGGTATTGATCTTTTTTTAGGAGTTGACATTACAGCTAAAGAGAAGGGTGTTGTAAGGACTAATAAGGGAGATTTTAATGCAGATATGTTTATCATATCTGCTGGTGTTACACCAAACAGTGAGCTTTTTGATATCAAAAAGGGTGCAAAAGGTGCAATTGTTACTGACCGTTATATGCAAACATCAAGAAAAGATGTATATGCTGTTGGAGATGTAACTCTTGCTTATAATAGAGTCATAGATGATTTTGTATATTTCCCTTTAGGCACAACAGCTAATAAGCAGGGACGAGTTGCAGCTTACAACATTGTAAATGGTAACAGGCTTGAGTTTTATGGTATTGTTCAAACTGCTACATTTAAATTGTTTGAGTATACTGTTGCTACAACTGGTTTAAGTGAATATCAAATGGAAAATTTAGGTATCGATTTTGAAAAAACTGTTGTTACTACTCACACAAGAGGTGCTTACCCTGGTGGGGGTAAAGTTACAGTTGTGATGTATCATGATAAGAAAAACAGAAAGATTTTAGGCGCTCAAATGGTTGGCGAAGATGTAGTTGCTAAAAGAATAGACATTATTGCTACTGCTATTTCTAATAATATGAAAATTGATGAGTTTGCATGGGTAGATTTATCTTATTCACCACCTTTTGCACCAGTTTGGGATCCGGTTTTAACTTGTGCCCAAAAGGCACTGAGAAAATAA
- the flgC gene encoding flagellar basal body rod protein FlgC codes for MSYFDILKIASTGLSAQRIRINVISSNLANANTTRTEDGTPYQKREVIFRTILDGELRGGVRVEKVVRDEKPPILKYEPGHPDANEEGYVAYPNINPIEEMVNMLEASRSYEANVTVLNTAKQLALKALEIGRA; via the coding sequence ATGAGTTATTTTGATATTTTGAAAATAGCGAGTACAGGTCTTTCTGCACAAAGGATACGTATAAATGTGATATCTTCAAATTTGGCAAATGCGAATACAACAAGGACAGAGGATGGAACACCTTATCAGAAAAGGGAAGTAATTTTTAGGACTATTTTGGATGGAGAGTTAAGAGGTGGTGTAAGAGTTGAAAAAGTGGTAAGAGATGAAAAACCACCTATCTTGAAGTATGAACCAGGGCATCCTGATGCTAACGAAGAAGGTTATGTTGCTTATCCAAATATCAATCCAATTGAAGAAATGGTTAATATGCTTGAAGCATCAAGAAGTTATGAAGCAAATGTCACAGTTTTAAATACAGCAAAGCAGCTTGCTTTAAAGGCTTTAGAGATTGGAAGAGCATAA
- the flgB gene encoding flagellar basal body rod protein FlgB has product MDLFKAVNIDKLSYALDVTSYKNKVISENIANVDTPFYKAKKLDFKDAMQDVMGTGKKLPLKVTNKYHISGSSENFSVSNYVKYQNNMSVRNDGNDVNLDYEMSELAANGILFNMLSQITGYEFTRLKTSIQGR; this is encoded by the coding sequence ATGGATCTATTTAAGGCTGTAAATATTGATAAGCTATCTTATGCATTAGATGTAACTTCCTATAAAAATAAGGTTATTTCTGAAAATATAGCAAATGTGGACACCCCATTTTATAAAGCCAAAAAGTTGGATTTTAAAGATGCCATGCAGGATGTTATGGGAACTGGGAAAAAACTTCCTCTGAAAGTGACAAATAAATATCATATCTCTGGTAGTAGTGAAAATTTTTCTGTGTCAAATTATGTGAAATATCAAAATAATATGTCTGTTAGAAATGATGGAAATGACGTAAACCTTGATTATGAGATGAGTGAATTGGCTGCAAATGGGATTTTGTTTAACATGTTATCTCAAATTACTGGATATGAGTTTACCAGACTTAAAACATCAATCCAGGGTCGATAG
- a CDS encoding acetate uptake transporter has product MSKTINVYVDETGKSKVQKTISESAAIAETIIKDTTANPAPLGLMGFGLTTILLNMHNIGLFGLSSMILAMGIFYGGLAQIIAGIMEWKKKNTFGTVAFTSYGLFWISLVFIIMMPKLGIAKAPSATEMSAYLFMWGVFTTILWFGTFKANKALMIVFSLLVVLFMLLAYADASGNASIKTIAGYEGILCGLSAIYAGAAQIINEAYGKTVLPLGEF; this is encoded by the coding sequence ATGTCAAAAACAATTAATGTTTATGTTGATGAAACAGGTAAGTCAAAAGTTCAAAAAACAATTTCGGAATCAGCAGCTATTGCAGAAACTATTATCAAAGACACAACTGCTAATCCAGCTCCTTTAGGTTTGATGGGATTCGGTTTAACAACAATTTTACTTAATATGCACAACATCGGTCTTTTTGGTTTAAGTAGTATGATATTGGCAATGGGAATTTTTTACGGAGGTTTAGCTCAAATAATTGCAGGTATTATGGAGTGGAAGAAAAAGAATACTTTTGGAACTGTAGCTTTTACATCATACGGTCTATTCTGGATAAGCTTAGTTTTTATTATCATGATGCCAAAACTTGGTATTGCAAAAGCTCCAAGTGCTACTGAAATGTCTGCTTATTTGTTTATGTGGGGAGTTTTTACCACTATATTATGGTTTGGTACTTTTAAAGCCAACAAGGCATTAATGATCGTTTTTTCATTACTTGTAGTATTGTTTATGTTATTAGCTTATGCAGATGCTTCTGGAAATGCATCTATTAAAACGATTGCAGGATATGAAGGGATATTGTGTGGATTAAGTGCTATCTATGCAGGTGCTGCTCAAATAATTAATGAAGCATATGGTAAAACTGTTTTGCCATTGGGCGAATTTTAA